A window of the Fusobacterium sp. genome harbors these coding sequences:
- a CDS encoding helix-turn-helix domain-containing protein produces the protein MDREEYIYRKLESLSPLNKALSQEMAASLGEWATIEEVAKYLKRHKNTIYDKVDGGDVLYRRIGPSILIYTRSLIFFLE, from the coding sequence ATGGATAGGGAAGAATATATTTACAGGAAACTAGAGAGTCTTTCACCACTAAATAAAGCACTTTCACAGGAAATGGCAGCATCTCTTGGAGAATGGGCAACAATAGAGGAAGTGGCAAAATATTTGAAAAGACATAAGAATACCATCTATGACAAAGTAGATGGAGGAGATGTTCTCTACAGGAGAATAGGACCAAGTATTTTAATTTACACAAGAAGTTTAATTTTTTTTCTGGAATAA